The Lonchura striata isolate bLonStr1 chromosome 11, bLonStr1.mat, whole genome shotgun sequence DNA segment CTTGACATCCTCGAGGGGCACTCCTGTGATGCCAGCCCTGATGCCATACGTGTACCTACCTGCAGGTACAAGCACCCCTCCGGGGATCAGCACGGCGCCGGTGCCCAGCATTGCCACGCCCATTGGGGTGAACGGCTTCAGCCCACTGCCGCCCCAGACCAACGGGCAGCCCGCCTCAGAGACCATCTACACCAATGGCATCCACCCCTATCCAGGTACagccctcctggggctccacCACAGCCCCCGGGGCTAGGGGAGCGTGCTCGGCTCATGCAGGATGCTCAAggggtgtccccatcccaggaaCACGCTGGATGAACCTCTTTGTGCTCCTGTGGCATCACTGCAGGGAGGAGGGCATtcaggcagggagcagctctgcccctccGTGGCGGTGCTTGGTCATGAGCCCTTTCCCCTGGGAGCTGTGCATGCATCCCTGGCTTTCTCTGGCTTATTCtgtcttccttctcctttctcttctcttcccagcTCAAAGCCCCACGGTGGCAGACCCCCTCCAGCAGGCCTACGCCGGCATGCAGCACTATGCAGGTCTCAAACTTCGCTTCCcactccttccctctctcccctctTTGCTCCTCACCCTTATTTTTGGGAGGTGAACATCACCCTGGGGTTGAACATTGGACTGGGGGCTGTGTATTTGGGCATGAGTTCATGAGGGGAGCAGCAggtgctgagccctggcaggaACTCCAGGCTGGCAATGCCAATGAAAGCACCGTTCCCTCATCCCACTGGCTCCTCTTACGGCCCCCTGTGCGAATTTTGGATAGTGAAAAGTGAATTTTAATACCCATGGGGCTGAGAGAACTCCATGGGGGAGCCCTGGCAGTGGTATTGAAAAGAGGGGACAAGATCTGGGAGGTGACAGAGGGCCACCTCCACACCAAGACACCAAATGTATTTGGATGTTCATCACGTGGCCAAGTCTAATGGCCAAGGAAATGGGCCATGGAAGGAAAGGAGTCAGAGCCTCCCATGGAAATATGTCAAGCCCAGCAGACATTTAATTAGGAGCATTGACAGCAACGGCCAGATTTGCAACAGAAAATCGAGTTTTGGACTCCAaatctttggggtttttcagcGAAAAGTATCATCTTTTCTCAGCCTTGAGGCTATATTACTACTATCACAAGCATTTCTCCTGGGAGAGCTGTTCCCACATTTCTGGTGTGTCAGGAGGGGTGGGAAAGGCAGAGCTAGCAGCTGTGGGGTAGGAGAGGCCACTCGATCACAGGTGGCAGCAGGGGACCTGGCTGTCCCAGCACTCTCTGTGGCTGGGTCGGGTGCTGTGGCCTCagcttgttttttctctcttccagcaGCATATCCCACTGCCTACGCTCCCATCAGCCAAGCCTTTCCCCAGCAAGCGCCCCTCATCCcgcagcagcagagagaaggTGAGGGGTGGGGGTCACCCCACATGGGGCCGGTGGCTCCTCGGTGTCCCCCGGGGTGACCCCACCTCACAGCTGACATGTCCTGTCCTTTGTCACCCAGGTCCCGAGGGCTGTAACCTGTTTATTTATCACCTGCCCCAGGAGTTCGGGGACGCGGAGCTCACGCAGATGTTTTTGCCTTTCGGCAACGTCATCTCTGCCAAAGTCTTTGTGGACCGTGCCACCAACCAGAGTAAATGCTTTGGTAAGTCCTAGGGTGTGGCTCTCCCTGgtgtcccagctcagggctccAGTTTTTCCCAGTCCCCAGCTCAAGGTCCCAGCTATCCTTAACATCACAGCTTGGAGCTCTGGCTCTTTCTCAACATCCCAACTCAGGGGTCTGGCTCTCTTCAGCATCCTGTTTTAAATATCTGATGCTCCTTGACATCCCAGCTCCAGAGTCCCAGTCCTTCTGGTCTCCAGCCTGAAGATCCACTCTCCTAATATTCCAATATTCTGCCTCAGGGGGTCTGTCTCTCCCCGCATCCCAGCTAAGGGTTTGGCTCTCTCCAGTCTTCCCAGCTTGGGAGTCTGGCTCTTCTGGACAACCCAGTGCAGAGCATCTCCATCTCAGGCATCCAGTTCTCCCTGAAGCCCCTGCTTGAGAGTCTGTCTCTCCAACATCTCCTCTTGGGGATCTCTCTTTCCCTAGTCTCCAGCTCAGATGTCCATGTCTTCCTGCTGTCCCTTGCTTGGGGTCCAACTCTCCCCTATGTCCCCAGCTCAGGGATCTGTATCTCCCTCTCATAGATAGACCTGTGTCCCCATAGACTCTTTCACTATGGTGTGACCCTATCACCTCAAGGTCTCTGCAGACCTGACCTACAGATGTCCCTTGAGCCCAAACATCCCATTCTGGTGTCCCACAAACCCTATCACCCTGGTATCTCCACATACCTGCAGACCTTAGTGTTCCCACAGACCCCATCACCTGAGTCTCCCTGCAACCCCTCACTTCAACAAACTCTGTTACCCAGTGACCCCACAAATCCCATCGTGTAGTGTCCCTGCAGATTACTCCAGTGTCCTGTGGACCCTCTTATGCTGCTGTCCTCACAGCCTTGTCAGCTCAGTGTCCCTGCAGACCTCGGTGTCCCTGCAGGTGCCGTCACCTGTCACCCAATCCCCTGCAACCTGGGGCTGTGATGTTACCCAAGGACCCCCTCTCCCAGCACTCGCAAACCAGGAGCATCCCACAGGATTTCAGTGCCTGGGTTGAGGCGAGGCAGCCGCCTGTGATGTGTGTGGTGACAagcccctgtgtcccctccccgccAGGTTTCGTCAGTTTTGACAATCCGACGAGTGCTCAGGCGGCCATTCAGGCCATGAATGGCTTCCAGATCGGCATGAAGAGGCTAAAAGTGCAGCTAAAGCGGCCAAAAGACGCCAACAGACCCTACTGACCCCAGCTCAGCCTGCGGAGAGGTgagggcgcctggccctgggggacGTGGTGGTCTTGGAGCATCCCCCTGTTCCCGTGTTTACATCCCGAGTGTGTGCAGGGATCTCTGCCTGGCACCACCCACTCAATGGATCTGGGttcctccctccatcccccagAAACAGGCTGACAGCCTTTCCCTTCTGTTTCAGGTCGGACGTCCCGCAGTGTCTGACGactttccccttccccaagTGCAGTATCCAAACCCGTAACTCTCTTTCTTTGCAACGCATCccggaggaggaaaaggaggaggaggaggaggtgaaggAGAAAATGGCAAAGAAGAGAGCGTTTTGGTCGtagcttttcctttttgaattttttcccaaactggTCTTGTTTGTTGTTTAACGGGAATGAGAGGAAGACAAGGAAGGAGGGGAGCAATGCGGCGCCGGGGCTGCGACTGGCCGCCGGCCGCTCGCCGGGACTCACCGGATCCCTCACTGGGAGCAAGGCTGATGGCTCCGGGCAGCCGGGCCACGATCTAcctttgttttttgggtttttttttaaagcactcattTGCTGCTACCGATTTCCCAGGAGAAACGAGGAAAAGAGGCTCCAAATGGATTCTTAAACCAAAGCCGGTGGGACGGGACCAGCCTCGGGCGCTTCACCTGGAGGATGTTTGTTTGGATGATAAAGAAAAACGGcaagattttcctttttccctgcattggggaaaaaaaaagaaggatcaAAGTATGTTGGACTTATAGAAGATATATAtaaataagtatatatatatatatatcccaTGGAGCAGGGTGGCGGGACATGCGCTTCCCTTGCTTGTCACTGGCACAGGGACATAGGATTACTTGTTTCAGAGTCATATCATTCCTTAGAGTTTAGGGACCAAAGGActattgctttttttaaatatatctataaataaattaatttaaaaaaaaacaaaacaaaacacacaaaaaaactttgggaaaggaggagaaaatccaacaaaaattaAGAAGGTTGAGTAAAACCCTCGGGCGTTCAGAGCCACGAGCGTTTCCTACAGGGCTCGGATTTGGGGGGTTCAAGGGCTTGGTTTCGGGGGCCAGTTTGTGGTTGGGGACTGGGGGGGATGCAGAGGGGATTTGACGGGGGGACTGCAGTGGCTCCCCCAGCTCCATGGCCCAGGGGGAGTTGGAGCCCCTTGGTCACCTCTGGCAGGGGGTGGAGTGATGTGGTTCTTTGCATTTTGGGTTggtctggggggatttttgggttgggtttttttttttcagccaaaaaaacttaaaaaaaaattaaagaaaaatgtgaggTTTCGGCCAAAATTAAGTGAAGCGAAATAAACTTATTTTGTCAAAATCGTCACCTTTGTTGGTTCTTTGGAGCAATCACTGCTGCGTCCACCACCCAAACACGACACCCAGGCCCCCTTTATGGCCAGCTCAACTCCATCTGGGCTGCAGCATCCAACACAATTTGGTGAAGCTGGGAGAGCACCACAGGCCTCTCTTGTTATTTGCTTTTTCACAGGAATTGCTGTTTTTGGAAGAATTCACCCTGGCTGCAGAGGGAATCAGGACAGGACACAGCCCTGTGGTTTCACTTATCTTTCCAAGGGACGGAGGAGCTTCAGAGAGATGTGGCCGTGTCCCATGGGATGTCCCTTTGCATTTTTGGGTACAGCTAAGTGACTGTCATGATCCCAGGAAAGTGACTTATTTTTTAttggaggaaaggaaaaaacatcaAACCCTACAAATTTAAGCACCACCCCCACCAAGGGGTAggtggcagggccaggggaaTGACCTGCCCAGGTTTGGGTGACCCTTGGATACATGGAGCAGCCAGTGTGGGACAAGTGGGGATGGACAGTTTTGGGATCCAGTGGGCACAGAAGACAGGGACATGCCAGGACTGAATGTCAGGACTCAGGTGGTGACTGTACCAAAACCAGGATAATTCTTACATCGGTTCTTAAGTTCCATCGTAAATCCTGGCTGAAATCGTGGCCTTGTGCTGCTGTGACTGACCAGGAGAGCCCCTGGACTGTGGGGaccagcagtgcccagccccctctgcccaccctgagccctggcagcctCTGGGTTATCTCTGCTGAGTTTCCATCCAGGTTTGGGTGTAGCAGgatgcagctgtgctggcactgcctctGTGTCCATGGAGTTACTGGGATGGGCTTGGGCTGAAACAAAATGCTATTCCTGGGAGGTTCCTTCCCACTTGAatctctgctgcagcactgatGCCAGGGGGGCTGCTACGTGGGGTCCCATGTTCCCATCCCTAAGGCACAATCCCTTTTCCGTTGTGTTCTGCCTCCACAGCACCATCTATTCTACTCCACAGGGGGAGTAGTTCCCTCCCAGCCCTATCCCAAAGCTGCATCAATTCTCTATGGCACTTCCCCACCATCCCGTCCCATCCTGTCCCCTCAATCCCATCCCTTCCCCAACATACCATTCCTTgtttcctgctccttctccacaATCCTATCCTTTTCTCATTATTCCATCCCTTACCTGTGCCCCCATCCCTTCTCCAGGTTCTAATCCCTTCCCTGTGCCCCTATTCCTCCCTCAATCTCCCACCCTTCCCTTGAATCCCACTCCTTTGCCATGACCCTGTCCCATCCCTTTCCTGTGATCCCATCCCTTTCCTTGTGCCACTTGACTTTCCTCACAGTCCCATTCCATCCCTGTACCCCCATGCCTTCTCCAGCATCCACTTCCCATACCCCACACTTAAATGCCAAGTTCAATCCACAAACACCgattccttttctcttttttttttcctatgtttttgggtttgttttggttgtttggttttttttttttttttgcttcagtttCTCGTATCATTGATAAAAACGCCGTCGCTGCCAACGCCAGGAGGGGCCGTCCCCAGCCACGCCAGACCCACggctccttctccaggctgcCACAGAGTTAGGGACAgtgggaaggggacagggaggggataAGGGACCACTGAACCTGCCTGGTGCTCACAGGGTGCCCAACGCCTATGTACAGGTGGAGCCGCAGGTGttgccctggctctgccctgcccggggGGCTCAAAACCTGCTCGGCCCCTGCCCAGTCTTGCCCGGGGGCTCACTCGGTGCCCGGGGCTCCCAGGGTTCCACTGCCACCACTCAGTTTGTGTACACCTGAGTCCCGATCACACGCATGATCTCcttctggattttggggtcctgagTATTGATATTGGCATCTCCCACTTGGCCATCTTCGTACCTGGAAGAGGAGAAGCGGGTGAGGGGGGTTCTGCGGGGGTCCCGCAGGTGCAGCAGGGGGGGCACGCTGGACTCACACAAAGAAGAAGCGTGTGCAGACGTGGTCCGAGACAGGGCAGACCCAGATGTTGCCATGTTTCTGCAGGTCCTTGGAGGTGATCACTGCTGGGGCAAGGGGCTGTTGGAGGTGGGATGGGGGACACAGGCCCATAGCGGGGATCCTCCATCCCTCCACCCACCTGGTGACCCCAAGGGTGCTGCCTGTCCCCCCCTCCATTATCCCCCCACATCTCCACACCTTCGCAAAGCGCGATGCAGTTCAGGTTGCGGCTCTGGAGGAAGCGGGACTGGATAGAGCGGGTCTGTGGGAAGAGCAGCTGGTGTTACCACCCTGTCCCAAATATCTATGGGTGccatgtccccattcccatcctacCCTGGTGTCCCCTGGCCCATCACCTGGGGGATTGTGTTCATCCGGTTGTACCGCTGCACCAGCTCATCCTTCGAAGGCATCCGGTGCTGCCCTTTCCCCATTCCTGTGGAAGAAGCAAGGTGAGGGCTGTCAGTGTCTCAGAAAACACCCTGGGGTGATGTGGGGACACATGCCACAGACAGGGATCACCACCCTCAGTGCTCCTGAGCCCTGGGAACCCCCCAGAAGTGTGTGCAGCAGCTTCTGAAGCCTAGAAAATGTTGGGGGTTTGATTCTTTGGCATATGGGAAATCCCCAGCCCGGCTGGGAAGAGGCTGGTGTGATGGGATGGATATGGGATGCTGCCACTCCTGCACAGCTTCTCCAGCCAGCACAACGCCAAACCTCCCCGGGCCCAtgcaggggctgggaatgggagcgCAGGCAGGAGGACcgggcagcacaggcaggaccGGGCAGTGCAGACAGCCTCTTACCTGAGTATCCAAAGGAAATACTGGAGATGGGGCTCAGATAGATGCCCTTGCCATAGGCTGCTCCATGCAGCTTGCAGGAAAACACCAGGGTGAGCATGTGGGATCACCCCAACTGTTCGGGCAGTAGTGGAGGAAGCCTGGCACTTCCCAATgtctgctccctccctgccttcctgccCGCCTGCTGCCCTGGGGTGTGCTGGGTGCAGGGAGCAGACTGGTACCTGCAGTTTGGTGTAGGAGGCGTTGACCAGCCCATTGCGGAGGATGGAATGCCAGTTCTCAATGTGAGAGCCACTGGAAAGAGCCAGTCCTGCATCAGCCCCTCGTCCAtcagccccacagcacccaccCCATGCACCGCTCTCCCCCCACTCTGGCCACTCACTGGAAAGCGAAGGTGCTGCCGTAGAGTTTCTTGGCCGTGCGGAACCGGGCTTCCTTGGCCGGGgggctgctgagcaggaggaACTGGTGGGAGGTGTGCATGAACTTCAGCTGCTACCAGGGTAGAGCAacggcagtgccagcaggagagaggacagacagacagagatcAAGCACGGCTGCcaggccctggatccagcccagcctggttCTGGGGACTCCAAGTCTGCCAGAAGGGTCCTTCACTTACGTGTCTTGCTCCCAtcccacagcctgtgccaaaCACCCCACATCCTATATCCCGTGTCCCAACTCCCATATCTCCCAGGCTAGAACCCCACTCAGAGGGATCCATCCCACATCCCAGACCCTTCCATCGCCCATCGCACATCCTTACATGCCTCATCCTGCAGCCCATAGCCTACATCCTGCATCCCATCTCCTGTATCCCTCCACTCCATCTCCCATATTCCATACCCTCCATTCTGCACCCCACCTGGAGCCTGGCCTGGCCCCTTACCCTGCTGAGAGGCAGCTTGACAATGTGGGATCTGTTGCTGGAGATTATccttgggaagaggaggaggaagaggaggagggtcAGAAAAGTTGATCCCAACCTGCCCCAAGATCACTAGAtgcccaggaccccccaggaGAAAAGAGATGAGAGGGCTGTGCCACAGATACCTGGCTGCCCCCCACTCCATCCCATGTCCTGGGGAAtgtggggcagtgggagggacaaggggcagcaggagagggCCTCAGCCTTACCACTGCAGGAGGGGATGTGCCAGGGGGTCCAACTTGTCCATCTGCTTCTTGATCTCCAAGTAGGACCCCTGGCAAAGGCAAGATGGGGTGCAGGTGGGTCCCCCAGCATccacccagccatgggcagaTGGAGATCAGCAGCAAAATGCCACTCCCACCTGGATCCCGCACCGGGGAGGTCACACGGGGCcagggggctgtggggccatgCCATGTACCTGAGTCATCTCCCTGATGGACATCACACTGTCCAGAGCCTTCTGCAGCCGCTCGTAGTTCTTCTTCTGCACATGGGGCAGGAGAGGAGTGGCCATCAGAGGGGTCTTTGGTAGTCCCCATCACCCCTGGTGTGGGGGAGCATTGTCCCCCCAGCGCTTACCTTGGGGTTGAAGGCCAGAGTTTTGGGGTCGTTGGGGTCCACCACGGAGGGGTAAGGCTCAAAGATGATGCTCTTGCGAGGGGACTCGAGGGCAGCGCGGCACATGGCCACCAGCAGGTCCACCACCttgggacacagcagggactgAAGGGACAACTCTCCATGGGGCTGGAGGGGGTCACCACTGCCCCCAGCCCTACCTCAGCACCCGTGGCCACCTCCTCGGCCGCACCGGACATGACACCCAGGGTGTAGAAGGAGAAGACGCAGAGCTCCCGGGTGCACACGGCCGGCtgtggaggggacagcagagtGGTGAGTGTCAGGGACGGTGACACAGGGGCACAGCCCACATGTGGCCTGGCCCTGCCACCCCACCTTCAGCATGGAGCCGTTCTGGAAGACGTGCTGCTCATCACACACCACGCAGTACTCATTGAGCGTCGGGATCCGCTGCTCCGCGTACTTCATGATCTGAGGGGAAGCATGGAGGCAGTCAGGCCCTGCTGCGGACATGGAGCTTGGGGGATGCTCCAGGCAGTGGGATGGGCATGAGTGGGACTCTGGTCAGTGGGGAGGATGATATAGGCAGTGGAGTGTGGATAAGTGGGATGTCAGGCACTGGGGAAGATGTTCTGGGCATTGGGATGGGGTTGAGTCCAATGTGGAACAGCGAGAAGGACACTCTGGGCATCaggataaggatgagcaggacaTGGGGTAGTGGGGAGAATGCTCCAGATGGCAGGATGTGCATAAGTGGGAAGTGGGCCAGTGGGGAAGGATGCTCTGGGcagcaggctgaggatgagCAGCACGCTGGACTCTCACCTGCACGAGGAAGCCGTACTCCAGCGTGGGGATGTTCTTGCAGTGGCCGCCGACCTGTGAGAGCCAGAGCCGAGCCAGCTGCATTATCCCCTTCCCACacgcagccccagctctgcatgGCACGGgcagcccccagctccccccggcaCAACAGGACCCCCAACATACCaaacccctggcacagcaggaccCCTGACGTTCCAGTGTGCCCCGGCACAGTGAGACCCTCCAACATGCCAACCCCCCGCAAACACAGCAGGACCCCCAACAACCCAACACCCCCAACACAGTGGGATCCTTGACATGCCAACACCCCTTGGCATGGTGGGACCCCCAACATGCCAAAcccctcctggcacagctggaccTCCGACATCCAAACACCCCCTGGCATAGCAGGACCCCCAGCATGCCAACATTCCCTGGCAGAGCAGGTATGCAGCACCAGGAGTGGGGTAAAATCCCACTGGACCCCACAGCCAGGCCCCAATTCCCCAAGACTGGGGACAAGAAACTCTGCAGGGGCTCCCCCCATCCCATGGCGGTCCCAGCAACCCACAACAAACAATCTGACCCCAGAGGAGCCCCTGGGaaggggaaagaagagaaaagcaaaccCCAAGGTGGGGTGGCACCCACCAGGATGTTGAAGGGGGCAACACCTGCCTGGGTGCTGGCGGGTGGGTAGCCAAAAACTTCCACCTTGGGATTCTTCACCATGCAGGACACAGAGCGGTTCATCAGGCGGTTCACGCGAGGCTCAGGGATGCCCAGTTTGCCCTTCAGCACCGAATCTTGGATAACAGGGAAGCTGGGAGACCTGCAGGCACACAATCCCCCTGAGCACCTGTTTGTcaccattccctgctcctccatcACCCAGTGCCAGATCCACCCAACTTGTTGGGAGCAACCTCTGCCTGCCTGGGATCTGGTAGGGAGCAGCAACATCCaagtggggaaactgaggcacagtgTCAGGCCTCACCCAGGATGAGGGGATGGAGGGCTCGTCCCCTGTGGGGACAGCATCGGGACCTTACTTGGGGATGGGTGAGAAGATGCTGAGACCAGCACGGAACTTCTTGATGGTGCCGCTTGTCTTGAACCAACTGTGCCGCTTCTCCTGCTGGGTCTTCAGGAAATCATTGCTGAGATGTTTCCATTGCTGGGATGTGAACATGCCCAGGATCCTGGCAAACAGGGGGGACAGCGCCCATGGGTGCTTGGTGGTCCATTGACACCCCGAGCCCACACACGGTGGTGCGCCCGTCACAGGATTGTGTGGTGGATAGAAGGCGGTGGAGAGGGGACGTGTGGCACGTGACCAGTTTTGGGGCAGAACAGTGACTCTGTGAGCCACCCCACCCGCTACCCTGGTGTGCCCACCATGTTTCAGCTCTTACTTCTTCAGCTGCAGACCCAGCCCGAAGCCCTCCTTGTTGGACGGCTGGAAAACCTCGATGGACGGTTCTGTGGGGAGAGAGGAGGACGAGCCATCGGTGCACCACTGTGCCTGtcctgagggacagggacaacACATCCCGCCCGTCCCCACTCACCGGGGCCATCGAGGTACTGGGAGAGGGAGAAGCGCAGGCGGAGGACGATGGGCTCCGTCCGCAGCACCTTCCAGGCCGTCGCCACCTCCTCCTGCCAAGGCAGAGACACACTTGGGCACAGCCACGGGAGCTCCACCCAGGCAGGCGGATTTGGAGACCCCTGGGGCGCACGTGCCCACCCTTCCCATgccctccccagcactgctgggggcACCCCAGGCTCTCACATCGAGGAAGCTGATGTTCACATGGAGGTCGATGTCCACGTCGTCGATGGTCCCATACTCCCTGTGAAGACACGCGTTGCTGTGGCACGGGGGGGTGGCACGGTGCTGAAACAGTGGCCCAGTGCCCACTGTGCCGGGGTAGGATCATGGGACAGTGACACTGGCACGTGTGGCTCCCTGTGTATCAAGTGTAAGCACAGGGGGATTGCCCAGAATGCAGATGTCAACCTTGGTAACGCCATAATCAGGTGCCCCAAGGATGGCACAGCTGGTTAGGCAGGGCTACCACTACTGGGTGCTGCAAGATGGCATCGTCAAGTGCCTGGGAATGGCATGTCCAGGTGTGCTGGGGATGGCACTGCTGGATGTCTGAGGATGGCACAGCCAGATAGCCCAGGGATGGTACTGCTGGATGTCTGGTAATGCCATGGCCAGGTGACCCAGTGATGCCACAGCGGAGAGCCCTGGACACAGCATAGCTGGGTGCCCAGGGATGGCACAGCTGGGTGTCTGAAGATGGCACAGATGAGTGCCTGGGGCTGCCACAGCTGGATGCTCCATAAATGCCATGTCTGGGTGCCCAAGGATAGTAAGGCCAAGCACTCAGGGCATACTGTGGCCAGTGCCCTGGGGAGGGTATGCCTGAGGGATGGCTCAGCCAGGTGCCCTGGGGATGCCATGATCAGATGCCCCAGAGATGGCACAACCAGATGCCCGGGGATGCTGCGACCAGATGTTCTGGTAATACCACGGCCAAGTGTCCCAGAGATGGCAAGGCAGGATGCCTGGGCATGGCACAGCtgggtgcccagggacagcacagctggATGCCTGGGGATACTGCAGCTATCCTGGCACGGCCCGGCCACGTGCCTGGGCCTGGCACTGCCCGgtgcaggggcagcagctgcacccaCCTGACGGCCACGGCATTCTCGCTGTAGATCTCCTTCACCGCCTCGATGTCGGCGTCCAGCTGCGGGTGCCGGTACAGGTCGGCGGCACAGGTCCCCTGCGGCACAGCACCGTCACACCCAGAGCCTCCcacagcctcctgcagccccaggcctGGCATCAGGCTCAGCCTGGGGCTTCCTGAGCCTCCCGTGGCACCAGGGGGACCCAGCACCCACCTGCACGCCATAGAGGAACTCCTCGGATTCATTGTCCCCGTCGGAGTCATCGTCCGTCCAGTACTGGCCCTTGAGGTCCTGGGGATGGAGGggtgggaggcagcagggatgggggagagggTTGGGAAGTGGATTAGGGGAGCACATTAACAGGGAGGGAATTAgggggcagcagagctggttctgGGGAGAGGGCTGAGGGCAGTGGATTGAGGGAACGATTTGGGGGGAGCAGTAATATGGGGAGAACAACAGGGGTTGGGGGGAGTGtttggggacagcaggatggGGATGTGAAATGTGGGCAGTGGGATGGGAGGAATAATTTGGGGCACAGTGGGATGGAGGAgcaggctgggaaagggaggatgGAGGGAGCAGATTAGAGGGGAGCAAGATGGAGACAGCAGGATGGACCATCAGGATGGTGACACTGGAATGGGGGAACAGGATGAGAACAGTGTGGGGGAGCAAGATGGGAACAGAGGAATGGAGAACCAGTGTGGGAGAGCAGGATGGGACAGCAGGATTGGGAAGCAGGATCAGCAGGATGGAGGACCAGGATGGGAACAGCGGCACGGAAGACCAGGATGGAGGACCAGGACGGGGACTGCGCATGGAGCTGCCGGGGATGCCCGGCCGATCGCGACGCGGggctccctcctcctgctgcgGCCCCATCCCCGCCCCGAGCCGGGGGACCCCGGGGGAACACCGAGGGCCGCTGCCCCTCCCttgccccgagccccgcgggccCGTCCCGCCCCGCTGGCGGGcgcgctgccccgcggccgtGTCCCCGTGTGCCCGGGTCCCCTCCCGCGTCCCGGCCCCTCACCATGTCAGCGCGGGCCGGCCGCCGCGGGCACGGCCGCCATGCTGCCGGAGGGCCGCGCCTGACGTCACGGCCGCCGCGCGCGTCACCGGCGGCGCCGCCATGACGTCACCGCCGGGCCCCcccgggg contains these protein-coding regions:
- the PARP6 gene encoding protein mono-ADP-ribosyltransferase PARP6 isoform X1, which encodes MCSPNPLPNPLPHPCCLPPLHPQDLKGQYWTDDDSDGDNESEEFLYGVQGTCAADLYRHPQLDADIEAVKEIYSENAVAVREYGTIDDVDIDLHVNISFLDEEVATAWKVLRTEPIVLRLRFSLSQYLDGPEPSIEVFQPSNKEGFGLGLQLKKILGMFTSQQWKHLSNDFLKTQQEKRHSWFKTSGTIKKFRAGLSIFSPIPKSPSFPVIQDSVLKGKLGIPEPRVNRLMNRSVSCMVKNPKVEVFGYPPASTQAGVAPFNILVGGHCKNIPTLEYGFLVQIMKYAEQRIPTLNEYCVVCDEQHVFQNGSMLKPAVCTRELCVFSFYTLGVMSGAAEEVATGAEVVDLLVAMCRAALESPRKSIIFEPYPSVVDPNDPKTLAFNPKKKNYERLQKALDSVMSIREMTQGSYLEIKKQMDKLDPLAHPLLQWIISSNRSHIVKLPLSRQLKFMHTSHQFLLLSSPPAKEARFRTAKKLYGSTFAFHGSHIENWHSILRNGLVNASYTKLQLHGAAYGKGIYLSPISSISFGYSGMGKGQHRMPSKDELVQRYNRMNTIPQTRSIQSRFLQSRNLNCIALCEVITSKDLQKHGNIWVCPVSDHVCTRFFFVYEDGQVGDANINTQDPKIQKEIMRVIGTQVYTN
- the PARP6 gene encoding protein mono-ADP-ribosyltransferase PARP6 isoform X2, which translates into the protein MDLKGQYWTDDDSDGDNESEEFLYGVQGTCAADLYRHPQLDADIEAVKEIYSENAVAVREYGTIDDVDIDLHVNISFLDEEVATAWKVLRTEPIVLRLRFSLSQYLDGPEPSIEVFQPSNKEGFGLGLQLKKILGMFTSQQWKHLSNDFLKTQQEKRHSWFKTSGTIKKFRAGLSIFSPIPKSPSFPVIQDSVLKGKLGIPEPRVNRLMNRSVSCMVKNPKVEVFGYPPASTQAGVAPFNILVGGHCKNIPTLEYGFLVQIMKYAEQRIPTLNEYCVVCDEQHVFQNGSMLKPAVCTRELCVFSFYTLGVMSGAAEEVATGAEVVDLLVAMCRAALESPRKSIIFEPYPSVVDPNDPKTLAFNPKKKNYERLQKALDSVMSIREMTQGSYLEIKKQMDKLDPLAHPLLQWIISSNRSHIVKLPLSRLKFMHTSHQFLLLSSPPAKEARFRTAKKLYGSTFAFHGSHIENWHSILRNGLVNASYTKLQLHGAAYGKGIYLSPISSISFGYSGMGKGQHRMPSKDELVQRYNRMNTIPQTRSIQSRFLQSRNLNCIALCEVITSKDLQKHGNIWVCPVSDHVCTRFFFVYEDGQVGDANINTQDPKIQKEIMRVIGTQVYTN